The Punica granatum isolate Tunisia-2019 chromosome 4, ASM765513v2, whole genome shotgun sequence genome has a window encoding:
- the LOC116205650 gene encoding (R,S)-reticuline 7-O-methyltransferase-like, which yields MDAKEDDAMLRGQVAIWHCMFGFADTMALTCAVELGIANIIRSHGQPVTLHQIGASIDGTSSPDIPSLERIMRLLVRREIFAAHQPSNGGDTLYGLTYSSRWLVTESGSESNLAPLVIMQNHPLLLAPWHYLSQYVKEGRSSTPFKKAHGMEIWEMASKDPMFNKLFNDAMACNSKNGMQAIMAGYKDRFGLIGSLVDVGGGIGVVIATIVKANPHIQGINFDLPHVVATAPAYPGVEHVGGSMFESVPTADAIILKHVLHDWGDEECVKILKNCKKAIPEK from the exons ATGGACGCAAAGGAAGACGATGCGATGTTGAGAGGTCAAGTGGCTATATGGCATTGCATGTTTGGATTCGCAGACACGATGGCACTGACATGCGCTGTGGAACTCGGCATAGCCAACATCATACGCTCCCATGGCCAACCAGTTACGTTGCACCAAATCGGCGCTTCCATTGATGGTACCTCGTCCCCAGACATTCCCTCCCTCGAACGCATCATGAGGCTGCTCGTCCGCCGGGAAATCTTTGCTGCCCATCAACCATCCAATGGTGGAGACACACTCTACGGGCTGACATACTCATCGAGGTGGCTAGTAACGGAATCAGGGTCAGAGTCGAACCTTGCGCCCTTGGTTATCATGCAAAACCACCCGCTCCTATTGGCTCCGTGGCATTACCTTAGTCAATATGTTAAAGAAG GAAGGTCGTCGACGCCGTTTAAGAAGGCGCACGGCATGGAGATCTGGGAGATGGCATCGAAGGACCCTATGTTCAACAAGTTATTTAACGATGCGATGGCATGTAACAGCAAGAACGGTATGCAAGCAATCATGGCCGGTTACAAAGACAGGTTCGGGCTAATTGGATCGCTTGTGGATGTTGGCGGTGGGATTGGCGTGGTGATAGCCACGATTGTGAAGGCCAACCCCCACATTCAAGGGATCAACTTTGACCTGCCGCACGTCGTGGCCACTGCTCCAGCATACCCGGGAGTCGAGCATGTTGGGGGCAGCATGTTTGAGTCCGTTCCCACTGCCGATGCTATCATCCTGAAG CATGTGTTGCACGACTGGGGAGATGAAGAGTGCGTGAAGATCCTAAAGAACTGTAAGAAGGCAATACCCGAGAAATAG